In a genomic window of Streptomyces katrae:
- a CDS encoding SGNH/GDSL hydrolase family protein produces MAATKTTLKTIGSYAAIGDSFTEGVGDPGPGDSYLGWADRLAVLLADQRDEHDFRYANLAVRGKVLDQIVEEQVPRAKELAPDLVSFCAGGNDIIRPGSDPDDVAERFEAAVADLTGAVGLVMITTGFDTRGVPVLKHLRGKIATYNAHVRAIADRYGCPVLDLWSLKTVQDRRAWDDDRLHLSPEGHTRVALRAAQVLGYEVPADPDQPWPPAAPRGSVDVTRDNIQWAREYLVPWIGRRLRGESSGDNVEAKRPDLLPL; encoded by the coding sequence GTGGCAGCGACGAAGACGACACTCAAGACCATCGGCTCGTACGCGGCGATCGGGGACAGCTTCACCGAAGGCGTGGGGGACCCGGGACCCGGGGATTCGTATCTCGGCTGGGCCGACCGGCTCGCCGTACTCCTGGCGGATCAGCGCGACGAGCACGACTTCCGGTACGCGAACCTCGCGGTGCGCGGCAAGGTGCTCGACCAGATCGTGGAGGAGCAGGTTCCGCGGGCCAAGGAACTGGCCCCCGACCTCGTCTCCTTCTGTGCGGGCGGCAACGACATCATCCGGCCCGGCAGCGACCCCGACGACGTGGCGGAGCGCTTCGAGGCGGCCGTGGCCGACCTCACCGGCGCCGTCGGCCTCGTCATGATCACCACCGGCTTCGACACCCGGGGCGTGCCCGTCCTCAAGCACCTGCGCGGCAAGATCGCGACGTACAACGCCCACGTGCGCGCCATCGCCGACCGTTACGGCTGCCCGGTGCTCGACCTGTGGTCGCTCAAGACCGTCCAGGACCGCCGGGCCTGGGACGACGACCGCCTCCACCTCTCGCCCGAGGGGCACACCCGCGTCGCGCTGCGCGCCGCGCAGGTCCTCGGGTACGAGGTCCCCGCCGACCCCGACCAGCCCTGGCCGCCGGCCGCGCCGCGCGGGTCCGTGGACGTCACCCGGGACAACATCCAGTGGGCGCGCGAGTACCTCGTGCCCTGGATCGGGCGGCGGCTGCGCGGGGAGTCCTCCGGCGACAACGTCGAGGCCAAGCGCCCCGACCTGCTCCCGCTGTAG
- a CDS encoding M23 family metallopeptidase: MPGKGKHRRPKSRSISRGLAFAGTGGAALALPLMGAAGAHAAAPAAVTPAAAPVQATEAFRTAAPAAAPAAAQAAPAVYTVVPGDCLSTIAAERGLSGGWEQLYAANREAVGDDPSLIHPGLRLTLDGDAAPAPKPAAAPAEESSSGTPAAGADAAGAAPAEDDGAGPGTAGSSAAAPLKGSAAPSRGMKQSAPAAQSAPASAAGFVAPVSGGISTQYRTPGAMWSSGYHTGVDFIASTGTTVRAVGAGTVVSAGWGGAYGNQVVIRHADGKYSQYGHLSQLNVSTGQTVTAGQSIGLSGATGNVTGPHLHFEIRTGPSYGSDIDPLAYLRSKGVSV, encoded by the coding sequence ATGCCCGGAAAGGGTAAGCACCGCCGTCCGAAGTCCCGTTCCATATCCCGCGGCCTGGCCTTCGCCGGCACCGGGGGCGCGGCCCTCGCGCTGCCGCTGATGGGCGCCGCGGGGGCCCACGCGGCCGCCCCGGCCGCCGTGACCCCGGCCGCCGCTCCCGTCCAGGCTACGGAGGCGTTCCGGACGGCGGCTCCCGCCGCGGCCCCGGCCGCCGCCCAGGCCGCCCCGGCCGTCTACACGGTGGTGCCCGGCGACTGCCTCTCGACCATCGCCGCCGAGCGCGGCCTCTCCGGCGGCTGGGAGCAGCTGTACGCCGCCAACCGCGAGGCCGTCGGTGACGACCCCTCCCTCATCCACCCGGGCCTGCGCCTGACCCTCGACGGGGACGCCGCCCCCGCCCCCAAGCCGGCTGCGGCGCCGGCCGAGGAGTCCTCGAGCGGAACTCCGGCGGCCGGCGCGGACGCCGCCGGTGCCGCCCCGGCCGAGGACGACGGCGCCGGACCGGGCACCGCCGGCTCCTCCGCCGCCGCGCCGCTGAAGGGCTCCGCCGCCCCGTCCCGCGGAATGAAGCAGTCCGCGCCGGCCGCCCAGTCCGCGCCCGCGAGCGCCGCCGGGTTCGTCGCCCCCGTCAGCGGCGGCATCTCCACCCAGTACCGCACCCCGGGCGCCATGTGGTCCTCCGGCTACCACACCGGCGTCGACTTCATCGCGAGCACCGGCACCACCGTCCGGGCCGTCGGCGCGGGCACCGTGGTTTCCGCAGGCTGGGGCGGTGCCTACGGCAACCAGGTCGTCATCCGGCACGCCGACGGCAAGTACTCCCAGTACGGCCACCTGTCCCAGCTGAACGTCTCGACGGGCCAGACCGTCACCGCCGGCCAGAGCATCGGCCTCTCGGGCGCCACCGGCAACGTGACCGGCCCGCACCTCCACTTCGAGATCCGCACGGGTCCGTCCTACGGCTCCGACATCGACCCGCTGGCCTACCTCCGCTCGAAGGGCGTCAGCGTCTGA
- a CDS encoding MBL fold metallo-hydrolase codes for MTGSLPLRPRLRALRPEAFGADPSGARLERILSSPNFADGVFQNPVGARTRPSGSMLEFAKIYFHKEQRIRRNPGAPVPVHPTTLAELAKPPASGLRLTWMGHSSVLAEIDGRRVLFDPVWGERCSPFPFAGPKRLHPVPVPLASLGEVDVVVISHDHYDHLDLPTIKALAGTGTVFAVPLGVGAHLERWGVAPGRLRELDWNESTEVAGLSLTATPARHFCGRGLRNQQSTLWASWVVAGEEHRIFHSGDTGYFPGFKEIGAEHGPFDATMIQIGAYSEYWPDIHMTPEEGMRAHLDLQGGAPSGTMLPIHWGTFNLAPHPWDEPGEGTVAAAVAQGAAIALPIPGRPFEPGAPDVPAAPWWRPYVAGPVTPADTPATPDTPAAAGVLDPAPAPAAGLGEPEAVGS; via the coding sequence TTGACCGGCTCCCTTCCCCTGCGTCCCCGGCTGCGCGCCCTGCGGCCCGAAGCCTTCGGCGCGGACCCGTCCGGCGCGCGGCTGGAGCGCATCCTGAGCTCGCCGAACTTCGCCGACGGCGTCTTCCAGAACCCGGTGGGGGCCCGGACCAGGCCTTCCGGCTCGATGCTGGAGTTCGCCAAGATCTACTTCCACAAGGAGCAGCGGATCCGGCGCAACCCCGGCGCGCCCGTCCCCGTCCACCCCACCACCCTCGCCGAGCTGGCCAAGCCGCCGGCGAGCGGACTGCGCCTGACCTGGATGGGGCACTCCAGCGTGCTCGCCGAGATCGACGGCCGCCGCGTGCTCTTCGACCCCGTCTGGGGCGAGCGCTGCTCCCCCTTCCCCTTCGCCGGACCCAAGCGGCTGCACCCCGTGCCGGTACCGCTGGCCTCCCTCGGCGAGGTCGACGTCGTGGTCATCTCCCACGACCACTACGACCACCTGGACCTGCCCACCATCAAGGCCCTGGCCGGCACCGGCACGGTCTTCGCCGTCCCCCTGGGCGTCGGCGCGCACCTGGAGCGCTGGGGCGTCGCCCCGGGCCGGCTGCGCGAGCTCGACTGGAACGAGTCCACCGAGGTCGCGGGCCTCTCCCTGACGGCCACCCCGGCCCGCCACTTCTGCGGGCGCGGCCTGCGCAACCAGCAGTCCACCCTCTGGGCCTCCTGGGTGGTGGCGGGCGAGGAGCACCGGATCTTCCACAGCGGGGACACCGGCTACTTCCCCGGTTTCAAGGAGATCGGCGCCGAACACGGCCCCTTCGACGCCACGATGATCCAGATCGGGGCCTACTCGGAGTACTGGCCCGACATCCACATGACCCCCGAGGAAGGCATGCGCGCCCACCTCGACCTCCAGGGCGGCGCCCCGTCCGGCACGATGCTGCCGATCCACTGGGGCACCTTCAACCTGGCCCCGCACCCGTGGGACGAGCCCGGCGAGGGCACCGTGGCCGCCGCCGTGGCCCAGGGCGCCGCCATCGCCCTCCCCATCCCCGGCCGGCCCTTCGAACCGGGCGCCCCCGACGTCCCGGCCGCACCCTGGTGGCGCCCCTACGTCGCGGGCCCCGTGACCCCAGCGGACACCCCGGCCACCCCGGACACGCCCGCCGCGGCGGGCGTCCTCGATCCGGCGCCGGCGCCGGCGGCCGGACTAGGGGAACCGGAGGCCGTCGGGTCGTGA